In a genomic window of Magnolia sinica isolate HGM2019 chromosome 16, MsV1, whole genome shotgun sequence:
- the LOC131229261 gene encoding uncharacterized protein LOC131229261, protein MKNNTHSTSKFVRCMKAPVRALRGVRDLYVNGMTGCTGKMHCGSTNLPRSFSMNSSQASVDEDLRELIRAASMRSRGEKVTETPLQPAMGLKGLPKSYSVGMARIDEDEPCDFQDDYRANSEAVLYPRSRSYAVNGRRWEMSS, encoded by the coding sequence ATGAAGAACAACACCCACTCCACTAGCAAGTTTGTACGTTGCATGAAAGCGCCGGTTCGAGCCCTTCGTGGGGTCCGTGACTTGTACGTGAATGGCATGACTGGTTGCACGGGGAAGATGCATTGCGGCTCGACCAACTTACCCAGGAGCTTTAGCATGAATTCATCACAGGCAAGTGTGGATGAAGACCTTCGAGAGTTGATCCGGGCTGCCTCTATGAGAAGCCGTGGGGAGAAGGTAACGGAGACTCCTTTGCAGCCTGCGATGGGATTGAAGGGCTTGCCTAAGAGCTACAGTGTGGGGATGGCGAGGATTGATGAGGACGAGCCTTGTGATTTCCAAGATGATTACAGAGCGAATTCGGAGGCGGTTTTGTATCCAAGAAGTAGGAGTTATGCAGTGAATGGAAGGAGATGGGAGATGAGCTCTTAG